In Nymphaea colorata isolate Beijing-Zhang1983 chromosome 13, ASM883128v2, whole genome shotgun sequence, one DNA window encodes the following:
- the LOC116267247 gene encoding uncharacterized protein LOC116267247 yields the protein MKTTLLAGSYERFVWGFDLKTLKLSGTNHEEGEGGTGQWDEKKVNPRSHSLLPLFSYPSHNSSVRSVAACGSVAVTGGSDDTIKIFDLSSLSEIGSLIHHTGVITSLAFFSLTSSPSVPLNLFSGSTDGTINIYDTDPFVHLKSMKAHKRGVNDLTVHPSGRLALSVGHDSCICMFNLINGRRSFNCRLQKESEIIRYDSKGETFFMVAGQTISLHNAEDAKLIGSIENPNRVLCVAPAEGGLLFMGSEDGKLRAWDTTAGTMAYCIDDAHAARVKGLTILGSKGEGGDPSYMVATASSDGVVKVWDMRMFGNGQQPLPLAQAETKSRLTCLAGCSVMKI from the exons ATGAAGACAACATTGCTAGCAGGCTCTTATGAAAGATTTGTGTGGGGTTTTGATCTCAAAACTCTGAAATTGTCGGGTACGAAccatgaagaaggagaaggaggaacGGGACAATGGGATGAGAAGAAAGTGAACCCTAGAAGCCATTCCctgcttcccctcttctcctacCCTTCCCATAATTCTTCCGTTCGGTCTGTTGCCGCATGTGGCTCTGTTGCTGTCACCGGTGGATCTGATGACACCATCAAGATCTTCGACCTATCATCTCTCTCGGAGATCGGCTCTCTCATCCACCACACGGGTGTCATCACCTCGCTCGCCTTCTTTTCCCTGACTTCCTCCCCATCTGTTCCGCTGAATCTCTTCAGCGGGTCGACCGATGGCACCATCAACATCTACGATACCGACCCCTTCGTTCACCTTAAGAGCATGAAGGCCCACAAGAGGGGCGTCAACGACCTAACAGTCCATCCCTCTGGGCGATTGGCACTCTCCGTTGGCCATGATTCTTGCATTTGCATGTTCAATCTCATCAATGGCAGGAGGAGCTTCAATTGTCGGCTGCAGAAGGAATCAGAGATTATCCGATATGACAGCAAAGGGGAAACCTTCTTCATGGTTGCAGGACAGACCATCTCCTTACACAATGCTGAGGATGCCAAGTTGATCGGATCGATCGAAAACCCAAACAGAGTTCTTTGTGTTGCACCAGCTGAG GGAGGACTACTGTTCATGGGAAGCGAGGATGGGAAGCTGAGAGCTTGGGATACAACTGCAGGAACGATGGCATATTGCATTGATGATGCGCATGCAGCCCGTGTGAAGGGGCTAACCATTCTTGGCAGCAAGGGTGAGGGTGGAGACCCCTCTTACATGGTTGCGACGGCATCTTCCGATGGTGTAGTGAAAGTGTGGGACATGCGCATGTTTGGCAATGGACAACAACCCCTTCCCTTAGCACAAGCCGAGACCAAATCCAGGCTCACTTGCCTTGCTGGTTGTTCTGTTATGAAAATCTGA